The Pecten maximus chromosome 10, xPecMax1.1, whole genome shotgun sequence region ACGTAAACTCCACATATGTTCGAACAGAATGTGTTATGTTACATGAAACTACCTACTTGATCATTTAACCCACGCCTTCTACAAGTTTAATATAGTCTTTAATTATTGTTTGACTCCATGACTCATACCAATTTTACTGAAATTCAGGACACGCTCAACACTGCTGAGAGGTtaaattaaatgtaatattgaaTGGTGATTAACAATTTACTAATAGTAAGTCCTGTGTTATAAATACGCATTACATCGCTTCCCATGTAAGGGTAGCCATGAGTTTACCATAAAGAAATTGAGCAATCTGTTTAGAGACAATACATCATCAATACATCTTAAGaaatagaagtttttttctgataaatacGCAAAAAAACAGTCTGTCATGAcagatattaaataatattatgTTCTTATGCGATATGGtattttaaatcaattgaaGTGGTATAGTCGTTCTCCTTCCTCGGAACAGAAGGCTCCCAAAATGAACAAACGCGTTCTTAAGTTCATATGTAGCATCGGTTGTCAATAGGTGATAAAAGCTACAGATCTAGAGCGGTTGTTCAATTCAGACTCATTAAAGCTCTTTTGAGATCTTCGAAATCTCATTATTAAATTCAACTTCTGGATCATGTAGTGCAGTGCTACATACTTAAAAAGTTTTAATAAAGGCTAGGTTGAAGAATTGGCCGAGacagaaataatatttttttctaaagtttaTTTCTGAGAAGATTAGGAATCCAATCAAACGTCAGTATATGATATGGATAATGAGTAAGGTagcttttcttttgttttcaagACAGTTTAGCTCAGTTTGTCAAACAGAAAAGCAATTATATTGCTTATATCAACTTGTGTGTAGGAAAggatatgacgtcattaattatATTGAGATTGATATTGTGTATAACAGCAATGACGACTACATTCAAAACCAATTTAATATGATAATTCATTTTCATCTATCGtcttttttatatcaatattagaACACCTATTTTACGCAGCAATGTCCACGAGTATGCTAGATAGGGATTGTTCTACTTAATGTGTACCTGCTCCCTATTTCACATCACGTGCCTATTTCGCAATACAGGCAGGTTATATATTTCACACACCATTTATCAAGTGTGAAGATTTCACAATGCGCGGCCCTGTACCTGCCGTACAGTTTGTCAGTCGGGTTCCGATTATGCTTCCACTTTCCAGAGCAGCGCGATCTTTGTCGGAATCATTATGTGTACCTAGTGTTACGTGTGAAGCCATATGTTTCCATTATGTCGGAGAACCAACTGATCAAATATTGCCGATAGAAGCTCTTTGTTGTTTAAATGTTCTCAATGTAGACTATACCATAGTCACGTACAATATTAACAAATATCAAGTTAAATACTGTACAATGACCGACAATTATTTGATTTTGCTTTGAAGCATTTCACCACCGATTTTGTGTGGCTACCGATCGATATATCTTTACTAAAAATGTGTGGTAAGATTTTAACATGTAAATCTATAATAGTTTTTTGGATGTGTTCATAAACAAAACATCTGTgtcatttttataattatatttttaaccaAATAAATAATCTATCACGGAGAAACCTGAGAATAATGTCTGAGATAAGTGATGCTTATTGATGTCCGATAGCGTAACATAGTCATACAAAGGAGTGTACAAATAGGCACACAGGTCAATAACCCCTTAAATAAAAGTTTATcgatagatacaatatatactgaaCTGCGAATATTGTATtattcagctgtttcgtccttcgaCCGATTTCCATAAAGTATATACTGTTTCGGCAAGATCTTGTTGGTGGaaaaatatgtatgttacaCATCTAATAATGTCTATCATGTGAACAAAtactatagaaataaaaacatttggtggaaataaagatttttgttttaatatacaactgtacattcACATTTACATTAGTCAATAATTTAGAAATTCTAGTGTTGAAAACATGAGAAACCCTAATACTCATGATTAAAGAGTAAACCACCTGTAATCATTCTATGCCCAACTGTTAATCATTATGCTGTTAATAAAATTTAGGCATTGTTGAATGTGTATACTTTTGCGGAAAGGACATTAATAATTTGTGATAACTAGCGAATAATCAATAATAGTGATGTTATAGAATTATTTGATTTCAATTCATGGATTGTACATAACTAGCCAACTACCTTTGTCCCTGACATATAAAAGGCAGGCAAACCCTCTAGCTGACATGGATTTGAGATTATTGTCATCATAAAGTAGTTGATTGTATTGTTTATGGAATACAATCATACTGTGTTGGAATCCTTCGTTATTCTTATTATAACTAGTATTTTTGAGTCACAAAAACGGCTCCAATGTATATAATCAATTCTAAAGTCACCATGTTGGTGGTTATTTTACTCAAAACCTGTTAATCAAGTTTTCTTTCTGAGTGTAAAGCATAAATATCAATTAAGATATACACCAATAACACAATTAAGTGTGATAGCTAgaacaattaaaacaatatacaattgtatttaaGTTCATGAGACAAAGAGATAAAAGTACACTTCTTTCACGCTGGGCACTAAGCATGGCCGTGATGGATGGAGTGAAGACTAAATGGAAATACAGCCTACTGTCTTAGCATCTTAAACGATATCGAGGCTCCCTGTCCAACAATGGTTACGTTCTGAAATACAGATAATGAGAACTCAATATGGACTTGCATGTATACCTCACCTTCGTGCATTTAGAAGTCCGTTATACAAGATAATAATCGGTCGTTATCTACCACTTATATAACCACTAACTATCCAGTACATAGCTCATTCAAATAACGCCGGCATAGGATGCAGTCTTTTGAACTATAAAGATTGTTGAAATGTTGATAACattatgaaatatgtaaataacgGGTTACTTCCTTAAACAGTTATTGCATGGGGAACTTTTATTTCACGTACAATGCACGTGGGTAACAATGCATAAGAAAACGGAACAATGTAATAAAATCATTTAGGTTAATACAGAAACAAAGAACAAGTGTGCCGGGAGGGTAAGCGTCTTCAGTgacctatataatatatgtagtagcacacaacatgtacatcatcaTTCACAAATACCGTTTAAATTTAcataatattgacaaatatcgtgtatatttacataattttgacaaataccgtatatatttacataacactGACAAATAccttgtatacattgtatttacagaatattgacaaatatcgtgtatatttacacaatatcGACAAATACCGTGTATATCTACACGATATCGACCAATACAGTGTACACAATATCGATGTTTCTATACAAGGACTAATGATATTGTCAGTCAGGTACTTACTACGTCCATTACATCGCCGTTTACTGTTCGTTTCGTCACAATAGAATTCCCATTGGGATTGGACACTGGCGTAATTTCCTCAATCCATGTATCGCCATCAGTGATATTTCTGAACTGAAAACATTACACAGATGTATACAAGTCGTATTTGGGGAGTTGGGATGTTATTTGCTGTATTTGATGAGCAATGTAATACTACGATATAACGTGCATCAGGCCCAATGTTTGATTAACTTGACACATTATTCGGGTTTtacttttgaaatgtaaatatcacaaaatatttgataaaagtgTATATTTTACGTCACCTTAACAATAATATGCGTATATTGAGCTAACAGGCGTAAAACATCATCATTTTACAAAGCTTTTTAAGACATGAGTATATCGGAGGTTTCCTTGGGTGTTATTATAAAGAACACTTTCAGTATCTACTAGAATCAATCACTTAAAACATTTGAATACTAAAGGTTATACTTTAAGGGTCTAATAAGCCAATCCAGATAAATCagtgatattttaaatgaatatatatcacTACCATGCTTTGTAGGTAACATGTCCAACCATGGGCCTGGCTGATGACATGTGATTTGttaaactgtttaaaactttaaaaaagaaaaaggaaacaaaatgcTCATTTTAATGCAAGCTACAACCTGCATTACCACAGTGTACACAGTGATACAATAATTAAAGAAATTCATCAAACGGCCGCCTTCGACCATCCTACTTTGATACACAATGCTatctatacatttatttttaaatgtctGTAAACAAGACGTCCTCACGTTCTGTATGGTCCCGTCCATCCTCTCCGATTCTACATCTTGTCCAAGCTTGAACTTGTTGATCCTCCCCGGCATTCCCTCCAGACTTGATTTCGATGTCCACGTATCCCCTTCTAGGGCTAACTCAAGAGTAACAATTCTACCTTTTATCATCTCTTGAACGTGTTCTGGTACATCTGAAAAAGGACATTTCACCAAGAGTGGACTTTTTGattttagataatatttttattacaagtaagtttgtatataaccacaacatcaatataacCATTTGATATTACTTTAGTCATAGAAAGCGAATACAAAACTGCAtaatacagctgtatcgtccgTCTAGGACTCGTACGTGATGAAAGAAGCAATATACAACTGTGTCTTCCGCCTATGACTCGTAATTGATGACAAAGGCACCATGCAACTGTGTCGTCCGTCTATGACTCGTAAGTGTTGCCAGGGGCACCACAGAGGTGTATCAACCATATAGGACCTGTCGTTGATTCCAGGGACACTATATAGCTGTGTCGTccgtctaggactcgttagtTATGTTTGGGGCAGAACTAGGACTCGTCAAGGATGTTAATATCAGAATtcagctgtgtcgtccttctagtaCTCCACAATGATTCTAAAGTCTTACATACAATACGTATGCAgtcaaaatttatcaaaatatcatttcattacTTTGTTAATCCAAGAGGCATAAAAACCAAGTGTGAtcctgttaaaatattttagtGTACTACAGATGTCACATTcttataaattataattctGAGCTCTCCTACGGATTGTTAATTGTTTCAATGGAATACATTATTATCTTACCTAGAACAGGCATAAACTCTGTATAACCTGGAACCTCATCGGAAGTTGTCTCTGCTCTCCACCTACCAACAAATTGAGACATGTTGACTTAAACGTGAAATCAACACCAAGTGACATGCTATTTAGTTTAATATGCTTCTACCAAAAACGTAGAAAGGTGTGACAGATTAGCCACTGTTTCATCATCTACGCGGGTTTACACTGACAGGTATCgtgtttgtaaatatgtttgtacTAATACTCTAAAGAAATAGGCATACTGAGTGGCCATTAGCATGCCCAGGAATAAATAACGTATagacatttaaatgtattatacTTATTGGgtaaaattatattcaaaacACGGAAATGTCATCCCCGGGGTTTATCTGACCTTGTAACCGTGTCTGTACAGAATAAATTGCATCATAACAACGTGCAGAATCAGACACGTCTCCGCTTCCTTATGATGTCACCTGTTAGTAATACATAAATCCGATTACAGGTACAAATTCAGACAACCTAGGATATTTATAATGCTAAGGGTATATTTACCATTTCTTCATCTTTTACATAACTAACGCAATTTACAATTACCatgaaacaatatataaatacatgtataatgtattgtcgTTGTTATTACATCATTGTTGTTGGTGAGTAGAAGTTACATTCTTCACATATCTCCTTAAACACTCGAATTTCTCCTCTTTCATTAAGTAGAAAAAAGACATCTCCGTTTAAAATCCAACGGAGGATGAAATGTTCTTACTTTATCAAACAAGAAACAATTTACACAGAGACAACACTCTGTTATATGTGATATGGCTTCAAATCGTAAACACCATTTCAAATATTCCTTATAATCTAATCTTCGTTAATCAGACCTAATATGCTTTCTTTCTTCAATTGGCCCTTTTCTCTAAAAAGTATTTGCGGAGCTTTCCTTGCTCTATCAAATCTAAAGTGACGTTACAAACATCCATATATTTGTTATTGGATAATaacgcattttttttttcattttttttccccaCACAATAGAAACCTTCAAATATGATCAAATTAAGTGTCTGTGTACTTGTTATTAGTTATATAATTGACCCGGGCCGTAGGCTGACTTAGTTGTGTCATTTCTACTCAGCTTCTGGTTAGTAGCATGCTCCAATAATAAACACAAATCTGTTCAACCTCTAATGTGGTGCTTGGCATAATTCAGACAATTAAACTTTGATTTAGAGTTGGTACTGTTTTGTCTTGCCATACGTAACACGTAATTGTCCTCCACGGAGAACCTCGCACTCGGTTGACATAATCTATGCCTTCCCCTGCTTCGGTTTGTTCATTCcccttatttatttttttatttattcattgtcTTATTGTGATTCAGCTTTCCTTTCTTTCATTGTTTGATCGTTTCTGGCTTTAAAATGTCCCCTTATTGTTTATTAACATTTCTAAACATATCTTTAATTTATCTTCTGTGTTGCCAAAAGACACCAAAAATTGGTCCTTATTACAATTGTTCTCTTTTTCTAAGCAACCTTGTTTTTTCTGTTGTCTTAAGTGTGAATACAGACAGCAtctcttttatttatttttccttcATTCCATTTCTGGtgtctttgtttctttcttaCCAAACATTAATTTTTTGTCCCTCTGGATCCGATCCTTTTGTCCCTCTGGATCCGATCCTTATCATCTTTCGCTATATCAAAGTTTGAATCAGACATATTTTGCTGTGTGGAGACTGTTTGTTAGATGTTCCGTATCTATCTTTTAACTGAATTCCTCTTAACGATCTTGCTTACTTTCTTTCCAAAGCCTCCTTTAATTTCTGTAATCTTTCCTAGTATATAACCAGCATTTCTCTACATGTTCTTTACCACCTTTATCTTACATTGTGGATATTgttaaatagataaaaacaaccCGTTTTAACACATCTGCAAATAATAAATGGTGTTTAAAGATCTTTTGCCCTAAGTTAGTCGTGGCTaggcgtctgtcgtccgtcagTCCGGCGTTAACTGTTTTTTAagttaacaacttcttctcaaaaaccaaaagGTCCATGGTACTGacattaggtctgtagcatgctaggataaacggctaccaaatttgttcaaatgaatgaccttgacctattttcaacgTGACGggagtcaaatatgctaaaacgTTAAAACGATTTCTTCTCGATAATCATGAGGCCCGGGTACCTGATATTGGGCAAGTAACATGCATGGGTGAAGTTCAAGTGAATGATCTTGCCCTACTTACAcggtcacagggatcaaatgtaaaaaaaatctttagcAAAcgacatttcaatattttttaatgaattatatacaaataattacTTTCATTGGTAGTAATTTTCTGTGTCTGTAAAAAGTGTCTGCTAACTGTCCGTATAAGTAATAAACATCGTGTGGGTATCAGTGTTGGATTTCTAAATAAATCGCAATGTTAATCCCTCTCAACTATCTAGCCGTTGAAATACAATGTTCAGAGAATGACGCATAAAATGAGTATTGATATAAAGAGGTCAAAATACGAGTGCACATTTGAATTGACAAAGACATTTAAACAGCCTTATCTGACGTGGACCAACACGTGCTATAACGACCAATAGGAAATCATAATCATGATAGGTTTTGTCAGGTATTTTTCCGTCAGTTTGAAGTAGCATTAATTTTTATGTGCTCGCTCTATCATCTTCTCCTTATTGTTATGCGTTTATACACGTCAGCAGTCTACATCTTCACCGACAATGATAgtatgtatgtgttgtgtacatATGTGCACTGGTAGTTGTGAAAGAAGACGATTAACTTTGACTAGACAAGTGTGATTAATACCAGTTTCATAATTTTTCAATAAGTATTGGCTTGGCTGTGTAAATAAGGTGACAGGTTAACTTAATATGCACGTGTAACTTTATGACAACTATTAAAATACATGTGTTCGATTTGCATCTTATACttaaaatttgtacaaaacaTTCTTCCTTTTGTCGAAAACTTCATCGAAGAAGGTTTTTTCTTTAATCTTAATGTGCCATTTCTTCACAGAGTTATAAATTCCAGAAAAAAAGTGGGACTTACTTCTTAACACATATAAGTTGTCGTATGGCAAAGTAGATAACCTGCTCGCCTATCACCAAGACGGTTTGGGTTCGACTCCCCGATATCATATTGACAAACATGGAGTCACCTTCCAAGGTTGTTGTTTTGCGTGAAGTCCGATTCATTTTCACATTAGGATCCGTTCTCTGAACGAGCTGTTTTTTTACTATATACCTGTGAGTCTTTAAACTTTCGACATTGTTTGATTGTTTGATGTTGTTCCTTTTTAAAAACGTTTTCATGAACCATTTATTTGTCCATATCATCTTAATTATGATGAGACGCTGTAAAAAGGCCTTAGTTATAATTAACTGTCTCACATGTCTATCAATTAATCATAGTTATTAGCTGAATAAAATAATCGTATCTATATAATTCCTTAGATCATCCGTTGCTGCCCGCTTAACGATGAATTATTAACGTGCGTCACTTTTGTTTGCTGTGCATGTagttaaaaaatcaataaattgaaaACAATGGTTTCGGTTGCTAGGattatttatagaaatgtaaatatgGTAAGCTTGTAGGAGTAAATCGAAGTAtagtgtaaatatacatgtatttttaaataaaaagtgtTCATATAGGTTTATAATTAGTAGTCATCagtcacccgtcctcacatgaccctgtcAGTCGCGAGGATGTTAAACCCATGAAtacaaaagcaaaacaaaaagagaaaaaacatcattaaatattttacgTTTACATTGTAAAAACAATTGTCATAGGGATAGTTCACGCTTTTGTCTGATATAAAATCTGAAGTCCGAATTCAATCAAAGCAATGCTTTCCCCTCGTgttaca contains the following coding sequences:
- the LOC117336444 gene encoding fatty acid-binding protein-like, giving the protein MSQFVGRWRAETTSDEVPGYTEFMPVLDVPEHVQEMIKGRIVTLELALEGDTWTSKSSLEGMPGRINKFKLGQDVESERMDGTIQNFRNITDGDTWIEEITPVSNPNGNSIVTKRTVNGDVMDVNVTIVGQGASISFKMLRQ